The DNA segment ATTCTTAACTGCTTTTGTAAGTCTTGTAATTGGTATCTTTAGTTTTATTGCTTATGCGAACTATAAAGGAGGCGAAGTATATATAGATGAGCATGCTAAAGGCTATATATTTGGTGGCGATCCATCTATTCCACAATTTGCAATGGGACTACTTCTAGAGGGTATGGCAGCATCTGTAATAGTATCATTTACATTGATGCAAATCTGGAAAAACAAAATAGAACGAATAGATACAGTAGATGACCTTGCCCATAATGAGCATTAATCACAGTAGTACTTCATTACATTAACGGAATTTGTTACTTTTGGGGCAATAATAAATTTCGTTACTAATGATTAAGAGGCACGACTGGACTAAAGAAGAAATAATAGCCCTATATAATAAACCTTTAATGGACTTGCTGTATGAAGCAGCAACAGTACATAGAGTACACCACGACCCTAATGTGGTACAAGTATCTACACTACTTTCTATAAAAACAGGTGGTTGCCCCGAAGATTGTGGCTATTGCCCACAAGCTGCACGATACCATACTGATGTAGAAGGCAACGACCTTATGTCGGTACAACAAGTAAAAGCGCAAGCACTACGTGCTAAATCAGGAGGATCATCACGCGTATGTATGGGTGCTGCATGGCGAAATGTTAAAGACGGACCAGAGTTTGACCAAGTATTAGAAATGGTACGTACTATAAACAAGCTTGATATGGAGGTATGTTGTACACTAGGTATGATAACCGAAAACCAAGCTAAACGACTTGCCGAAGCAGGGCTATATGCTTACAACCACAACCTTGATACATCTGAAGAATATTATAAAGAAGTAATTTCTACCAGAGGGTATGAAGACCGCCTACAAACTATAGATAATGTTAGAAAAACTAATGTTACTGTATGTAGTGGTGGTATTATTGGTATGGGCGAAAGTGTAGAAGATAGAGCAGGAATGGTAGTAGCATTAGCCTCTCTAAATCCGCAACCCGAATCAGTACCTATAAACGCATTAGTAGCTGTAGAGGGTACACCAATGGAAGAAGAAAAACCTGTAGAAATATGGGAAATGATACGTATGGTAGCTACCACTCGTATTGTAATGCCCGAAACACAAGTAAGACTATCGGCAGGAAGAACACAAATGAGCCGTGAAGGACAAGCCATGTGCTTTTTTGCAGGTGCCAACTCTATTTTTGCAGGAGATAAATTACTTACCACACCTAACCCTGATGTTAACGAAGACATGAAAATGTTTGAGATGCTAGGCATGATACCACAAAAACCTTTTACTAAAGTTTCACAACCACAAACTGTAGAAGCTGCTGACTCGGAATATGCACCACTAGGAGAAAAACCAAGATGGACACGTCCAGGTCACACTATAGAGCGTAACCTTGAAGCTTCGGGTAAAAAAGCATAAACATTCAAAGCAATAAATAAAAAAGCTCTCTTACGACTGTAAGAGAGCTTTTTTTATACCCCAATTATGAAATTATCACATATAACATCAATTTTATGAAAACTTTAAACAGAATATACTGAATGTTGTAAAAATAATTATCTTTATCGAGCTTATATGCATTAGTATTTAGTAACTAATATAATACATATAGGCTAATATCCACCAAACCTAAAGTTTATTCATACCAATGAAAAGAGTTTACTTATCGCTACTTATTGCCCTGTTAGGCTTTACCGATATGAGTGCCCAACAGGATCCGCATTACACGCAGTACATGTATAACATGAACGTTATAAACCCAGCCTATGCGGGGTCTAAAGAAAACCTAGCCTTTGGGCTTTTATGGAGAAATTATAGCAGGAGCAACAGAAAACATTTATATCGCCGAGGCCGTAGGAAGCTACACCGTAGAAGCCATAAGCGCAACAGGCTGTATTAGCGACCCTATTGAACCTGTAACAGTAACACAAAGTGGACCCGCCAGTGTAATAGGCGTAGGCTTTAGCGTGACCAATGCCTTTAGTGACGACCAAGTAATCACTGTATTTGTAGAAGGCTATGGCGACTATGAGTACCAATTAGAAAATGGACCATGGCAAGACAGTAACATCTTTACAGGTGTTATCCCGAGAAGCACCGCCTATACCGTACACGTACGTGATAAAGACGCCTGTTCAGACTTCGTAGTAGACATCCCAGATGTTAATGTGATTGACTATCCAAGGTTCTTCACTCCAAATGGTGATGGTTATAATGATTATTGGAACATCTATGGTTTATCGAGCCAAGGTGGAGCCGAGATCTATATCTTTGACCGTTATGGCAAACTCATCAAACAAATTAGTTCACAAGGAGAAGGCTGGGATGGTACCTACAACGGAAGCCCAATGCCAGCAGATGATTACTGGTTTACCGTAACATATGTAGAGCAGATAACCACTATAGAGACCCTTAGAGATGCAAATGGTAATGTTATTAATGATCCTGTTACTGACGAGCCTGTTACAGGTGAAGTGACACGAATGGTAACTAGAGAGTTTAAAGCTCACTTTGCGCTTAAGAGATAATAATAGTTCACTTACAACAACAAATAAGGGCTACCAAATGGTAGCCCTTATTTGTTGTTGTATTTTAAATAGAAACTCTTTTTAGTTTCTTAATTCTTGTAAGCGGGCAACATATTTACCTATTACATCAAATTCAAGGTTGACTATACTGCCTACTTTGAAGTCTTTAAAATTGGTATGTTCGTAGGTATAAGGTATAATTGCTACGCTAAATTCATTTGTTTTTGAATTTACAACGGTAAGGCTTACTCCATTTACGGTTATCGAGCCTTTTTCAATCGTAATATTATGTTGGTCTGTGTTGTATTCAAATGTAAAATACCAACTTCCGTTGACTTCTTCTATATGTTTACATACTGCCGTTTGGTCTACATGTCCTTGCACAATATGTCCATCTAGCCTATCGCCTAGTTTCATGGCTCTCTCTAGGTTTACGCTGTCGCCTTCTTGCCAATGCCCTAAGTTCGTTTTTTCAATCGTTTCTTTAATAGCGGTAACAGTATAGTTGTTACCCTCTATAGCCACGACTGTAAGGCATATACCATTGTGTGAAACACTTTGATCTATTTTAAGCTCATTTGTAATAGTGCTTGTTATCGTTATATTGATATTGCTGCCGTCTTTCGAGATTTGTTTAATACTTCCCGAGGTTTCAATTATTCCTGTAAACATCCTTGATTTATTTTACTAAATTTGTACAATCAAAAGTAGCAATAAAACAGCATCATGACAAGAAAAGCAGAGAATGTAATTGTAGGAGTATCAATAGGCGACCTTAACGGAGTGGGGAGCGAAGTGATACTAAAGACATTTCAGGATACCCGTATGCTTGAATTTTGTACACCCGTTATTTTTGGTAATGTAAAAATACTATCGTTTATAAAGAAGGTATTAAACATTAATTGTAATGTATATGGTATTGATAGTCTTGATCAAGTGGTGCCAGGTAAGCTTAATGTGCTTAATGTTTGGAAAGAAGGTGTTAATATCGATTTTGGTAAGAATGATGATACTATAGGCAAGTATGCTATACAGTCTTTTACGGCTGCTGTAGCTGCGCTTAAAGCCAAGGATATAGATGTGCTTGTAACGGCACCTATAAACAAATACAATATACAATCGGAAGATTTTAAATTCCCAGGACATACAGATTATCTTGATAAAGAGCTTGAGGGAGATGCATTAATGTTTATGGTGCAAGATGACCTTAGAGTAGGATTGCTTACAGATCATATTCCGGTAAATGAAGTGTCGGCACATCTTACAGAGGCTTTAATAAGAAAAAAAATATTAACGATAAATAAATCGTTGAAAGAAGATTTTAGAGTAAATCGACCTAAAATTGCTGTGCTAGGTGTTAATCCACATAGTGGTGATAATGGTGTGATAGGGCATGAAGATGACGATGTAGTAAAGCCTGCGCTTAAAAAACTCTTTGAAGAGGGAGTAATGGTTTTTGGTCCTTACTCTGCTGATAGCTTTTTTGGTAGTGGGCAGTATGAAAAGTATGATGCTGTTATTGCGGCATATCATGACCAAGGATTGATACCATTTAAAACACTCTCTTTTGGTAAGGGTGTAAATTATACAGCAGGACTAGAGGGGATTCGCACATCGCCCGATCATGGTACTGCTTATGAGATAGCAGGGAAAGGTATTGCTGATAATAATTCATTTAAAGAGGCAGTATATCTTGCTCTTGATATTTATAATCACAGACAAGAATATGCCGATGTAACTAAAAATCCGTTGAAAACCAGAGAGAAACAGTTGTAAACAAAAAAATGTTGATAACATGTTTGGAATTGCAATAATTTTTTATCTTTGCACGCTCAAAACTGTTGTAACGGAATGATTTTGCGACTGTTTGGATGGCAATAAGCGGTTTTGATAATTTTAAAAACTGGCGAAATGAAAGTGAATAAAGAATTTTTAATCCCTTTTGTAGGATTAAAGCAAGGTAAGCACCAGTTTGATTTTGATATAGATAAGACGTTCTTTGATGCTTTTGATTTTGACGAGTATAACGATGTCAATATCAAGGTAGATATGGTTTTGGAGAAGCAAAGCACCATGTTTGAGCTACATTTTAACCACAAGGGTACTGTAAATGTTCCGTGTGACCTTAGTAATGAGGATTTTGATTTGCCAGTAGAAGGCAATATGAAAATTGTAGTAAAATTTGGTGATGAGTTTAATGATGAAAATGATGAGATACTTGTATTACAACATGGCGATTATCAGGTAGATGTAACACAGTACATTTATGAGATGATTGTATTATCAGTACCTTCAAAACGAGTACATCCAGGATTTAGCGATGGCACTATGGATGCCGATATACTGGATAAACTAGACGAGCTTGCCCCAAAGGCACAACTGGAAGACGAACAAGAAGAGAATGAAATAGATCCCCGATGGGACGAATTAAAAAAATTATTAACGGATAAATAATATAGTAAAATGGCGCATCCTAAGAGAAAAATATCGAAAACGAGAAGGGATAAAAGAAGAACGCATTACAAAGCGTCTGTACCACAGATAGCTACATGTCCTGTAACTGGAGAAGCACACCTTTACCACAGAGCTTACTGGCATGAAGGTAAAATGTACTACAGAGGTCAGGTTGTTATTGATAAACAAGAAGCAGTAGCTTAAATAGTATAAGGAACTGAGGAAAAACTCTCACTAAAGTGAGGGTTTTTTTGTTAAATACCCTTTAGTTTTAATTTAAGGTAACTAATTACAATCCTTTTTGTAAATTTTTTGTAATTTCCACCACTTTTCAAATCAAGTGATTTGGATTGAAAAATTTATCCTATGAGTAAAATAACAGCAGCCATAACAGCCGTTGGTGCATATGTTCCTGATTTTGTATTATCTAATAAGGTTTTAGAGACTATGGTAGATACAAATGATGAGTGGATAACCAGCCGAACTGGTATTAAAGAAAGGCGCATTCTTAAAGATAAAGACAAAGGTACATCATACTTAGCCATAAAGGCAGCCGAAAATTTGCTGCAAAAGTCGGGTACTAACCCTGCTGAAATTGATTTGGTATTGCTGGCAACAGTAACTCCAGATTTGCCCGTTGCGGCTACGGCGGTATATGTAGCAACACAAATAGGTGCTGTAAATGCATTTGCTTATGACTTGCAAGCAGCATGCTCTAGTTTTTTATATGGTATGTCTACAGCGGCAGCCTATATAGAAAGTGGTCGTTATAAAAAAGTATTAGTAATAGGCGCCGATAAGATGTCGTCTATTATAGATTATACTGACAGGGCTACCTGTATAATTTTTGGCGATGGCGCAGGAGCAGCCCTTTTTGAACCCAACCATGAAGGTCTAGGTCTACAAGACGAAATTTTAAGAAGTGACGGTATAGGTCGTGAGTTTCTTAAAATTCCTGCAGGAGGCTCTTTACTGCCACCTTCGCATGAAACAGTTGATAATAAACAACATTATGTCTTTCAGGACGGTAAAACCGTTTTTAAATATGCAGTGTCTAATATGGCAGACATTAGCGAGCAGATAATGCAGCGCAATAATCTTACAAACGATGATGTAAATTGGCTGGTATCGCACCAAGCTAATAAAAGAATTATTGATGCTACATCATCACGAATGAAACTCGATGAGTCTAAAGTGCTCATAAATATCGAAAAATACGGCAATACTACATCTGCCACTTTACCCTTACTCCTAAACGATTTCGAACACCAGTTTAAAAAAGGTGACACCCTTATATTTGCTTCTTTTGGAGGTGGGTTTACATGGGGGTCTATCTACTTAAAGTGGGCGTACGACAAAAAATAAACAAACTAAAACAAAATTCGGAAATTATGGATATCAGAGAAATTCAAAACCTAATAAAGTTTGTAGCTAAGTCCGGAGCTACTGAAGTAAAGTTAGAAATGGATGATGTAAAGATCACCATAAAAACTACTACAGAAAGCGGAACTCCCGAAACTACCTATGTTCAGCACCTTCCTGTAAGTCAAGCATTGCCACAGGCATCAGCACCACAACCTGCTGCACCTACAGCACCTGCAGTTGCAGAGCCAGTTGCTACTAATGATGATGACAAGTATATCACTATCAAGTCACCAATTATTGGTACATTATATAGAAAACCTTCGCCAGATAAAGCACCATTTGTAGAAGTGGGTACTAGCATTTCTAAAGGAGATGTAGTTTGTGTTATCGAGGCAATGAAGTTATTTAACGAGATCGAATCTGAGGTGTCAGGTAAAATTGTAAAAGTATTAGTTGATGATTCTTCTCCAGTAGAATTTGACCAACCTTTATTCTTGGTAGATCCATCATAAAGAAATTTTAAATACTAAATTATGAGTAGCAAATGTTGTTTGCTATTTTGAGAAATAATTTAAAATTTAGAATTCAAAATTTAAAATTTCAAGCGATGTTTAAAAAAATATTAATTGCAAACAGGGGCGAAATCGCACTACGTGTTATAAGAACCTGTAAAGAAATGGGGATTAAAACGGTAGCGGTTTACTCTACAGCCGATGCTGAGAGTTTGCACGTGCGCTTTGCCGATGAGGCAGTGTGTATTGGGCCTCCGCCAAGTAACCTTTCTTACTTAAAGATGTCTAACATTATTGCAGCAGCAGAGATTACTAATGCAGATGCAATACACCCAGGTTATGGTTTTCTTTCAGAAAATGCAAAGTTTTCTAAAATATGCCAAGAGCATAATATTAAATTTATTGGAGCTTCTCCTGAAATGATTGAAAAAATGGGTGACAAGGCAAGTGCTAAAGCTACTATGAAAGCAGCAGGCGTGCCATGTGTACCAGGATCTGACGGATTATTAGAATCATACGAGCAAACAGAAAAACTTGCTAAAGAGTTTGGTTATCCTGTAATGCTAAAAGCTACTGCTGGTGGTGGTGGTAAAGGTATGCGTGCTGTATGGAAGAAAGAAGAGCTTAAAAAAGCATGGGAAAGTGCTAGACAAGAAGCTGCTGCTTCTTTTGGTAACGACGGTATGTATATGGAAAAACTTATCGAAGAACCTCGCCATATTGAAATACAAATTGTAGGCGATTCTTTTGGTAAAGCATGCCACCTTAGTGAGCGTGACTGTTCTGTACAGCGTCGTCACCAGAAATTAACGGAGGAAACTCCTTCGCCGTTTATGACAGATGAACTTCGTGAAAAAATGGGTGAAGCTGCTGTTAGAGCTGCCGAATACATTAAGTATGAAGGTGCGGGTACAGTAGAGTTTCTTGTAGATAAACACAGGAATTTCTATTTTATGGAAATGAATACTCGTATTCAGGTAGAACACCCTATTACTGAGCAGGTAATAGATTATGACCTAATACGTGAACAAATATTAGTAGCAGCAGGTATTCCTATTTCGGGTAAAAATTACTTGCCAGAAATGCACTCTATAGAGTGTCGTATTAATGCTGAAGATCCTTATAATGATTTTCGCCCATCGCCAGGTAAAATTACTACCCTGCATATGCCAGGTGGTCATGGTGTAAGGTTAGATACACACGTGTATTCAGGCTATACTATTCCGCCTAATTATGACTCTATGATCGCTAAGCTAATAACTACTGCTCAAACAAGAGAAGAAGCTATAAGCAAAATGAGACGAGCTCTTGATGAGTTTGTTATAGAGGGTATTAAAACTACAATACCTTTCCACAGGCAACTGATGGATGAGAAAGATTATGTTGAAGGTAATTATACTACAAAATTCATGGAATCTTTTAAAATGAAAGATCCTGCATAATAAAACTAAACCCGCGCAAAACTGTGCGGGTTTAGTTTTATTATGCTTTTTATATATGTTTATTTAAAAATTAGTATTAAATTTCATATAAATTCAGTATAAATAATAGTAACTTTTAAAGTAATGGATGAAGGACTTTATAAACCGATAAATCTGCATGACTTTATCAAAGAGTCTCCATTGCTTAATCCTTTTAAGGAGCATTATCCTGATTATTTAGGACAGTTACTTGAGAGAACATTTCATTTTTGGAATTTAGAAGAAATAGAAAAGGCTAAAGAGCAAATAGCTATTTATAACTCAAACTTTGAAGGTTTCCATCTGGGGATTCTTATAGAGTTTGCAATTGATTTTGATAATTTAGATGCAGAAAAAACTATTATTTATCTTAACTCAATACCCGAAAACCATAGGAATGAGCCCGATATCGGCGATATGTATTATCGTATTAAAGCGGCTCTTTATTTCAGTTTGTTAGATATAGATCTTGCTCGTGAAGAATGCGTTATAGGTATCGGTTTTGGTTTTGGGTCTGAAGAGTTATACTATTTAAGGGCTATGTGTAGTGCGCTGAGAAATTTGCATAATGAGGCTATTCCTGATTATATAACGGCTCTAAAAGGTGATTTTAAAAGAGACGAAATTACCGTAAACCTTGCTTACAGCTATCTCCGCGTAAGAAAAATGAGGAAAGCTTTTAAACTGCATAAAAGCGTTGTAGATAAATTTCCTGACAATCATAAAATACAATATAACACGGGGCTTTGCTATAAACATTTTAGGAAATATTCCAAAGCAGTAGAATATTTTGATAAAGCCATTGCGCTCAATCCTGATGAAGCAGCATACAGGTTAACAAGAGGGAGAGTATTAATGAGACTGAGAAGGCATAATGAGGCACAACTGGATTTGGTATATGCACAGGAGTCGGATATATCTTTAGCAGAAGAACTGCTGAATATAAACACTGAAGTCCTTGAACGGAAAATTACCTCAAGGACTGCAAACAAGAAAGTACTTAAATTACTAAGACGTATATACCTGCAAAATGAGGGGTATTGAAAATAGAATGTCTCCCTATATATGTTTGCTTATTGTTATTTAATGGTTTTTAGGATAGCTAATTAAAATTATCATATATTTTTGTGAATGACTATTGCCATATAACAACTATAAAAAAAATCAAAAAAATGAACAAGATTATAACTGCCCTAAAGGGCACTGTAGCTATAGTATTACTTTTAGTAACATTTACCACTATCGCAACAGCGCAAAGTAAAGCCGATGAAGGAGCATTAGCTGTAACTGTAAAAATGAAAGAACAACTCTCGTTAAACGACGCTCAGTACAACCAAGTACTACAAATAAACAAAGAATACCTGAACAGGATTGTAAAGGCTAAAAAAACCGTAAAATCAGTACCTGCAAGAGAAAAGAAAATAAAGATATACAGTGCCGACAGAGAGAAGAAATTAAAATCAGTCCTTACCGATGCGCAGTACAGAACGTATGCTGCGGACAGGGCTAAAAACCAAGAATTCCTAAAAGAGTATTATTAGGGTAAAAAATAAAATATAAAACTCCTGCTTATCGGCAGGAGTTTTATATTTAAAATTGGTTTACAGTTGCTTTTCTCCAAAAAGGTAATAGATTATGCGGAACCGACTCTTCATTCAGCAGACAGCCTATAGCCAGCTCAGGATAGCTTTCGTAATAAGTCTCTACCTTGTTTTTGTCTACACGAGTACTCACTACAGTTCTATCTACACCATTGGGGTGATGAATGCCTGCAGATGCCATAAGATCCATAGCGCTTTTAACGGTTTCGTTATGAAAACGGTATACTCTTTCGCTTTTTTCGGTAGGCACAAGCCCTTTTACTAAGTCGGGGTCTTGTGTTGCCACACCGGTAGGGCAGGTGTTGGTGTTACATTCCAAAGCCTGTATGCAACCCAAAGCAAGCATCATTCCTCTTGCTGAGTTGCATAAATCGGCACCCATAGAAAGGCATTTAATAATGTCGAACCCTGTAATAACTTTACCACTACTTATTATCTTAATTTGATCTTTAATCCCGAAACCTGTTAGGGCATCGCTCACAAAAGCTAGTGCGTCGCGCAGGGGCATACCCACATGGTCAGAATATTCTTGTGGTGCAGCACCTGTACCGCCTTCGGCACCATCTACCGTTATAAAATCAAGATAGGTATCTGTAGCAACCATTGCTTTACAAATGGATAGAAACTCCGATTTATTTCCGATACAAATTTTTATTCCTATCGGCTTACCTTTAGATCCTTTTCTAAGGACTTTTATAAACTCGATAAGCTCTAAAGGTGTTGTAAATGCAGAGTGATAAGGTGGCGAAACAATATCATGTCCTTTATTTACAAGGCGTATGTTGGCAATCTCGTCAGTAACTTTTTCTTTAGGTAAAATACCGCCATGACCAGGTTTAGCACCTTGCGAAAATTTTATTTCAATCATCTTTACGGCATCTAGTGTGGCACGCCTAGTATATTCTTCATACGAAAAATGCCCATCAGTATCACGGCAACTAAAATAGCCTGTACCAATATTCCATACTATATCGCCACCATGCTGTAAATGGTATGGCGATAGCCCTCCTTCGCCTGTATTGTGGTAAAACCCTCCTTTTTTTGCGCCTGCATTAAGGGCAAGTATTGCGTTTTTACTTAATGAGCCAAAACTCATAGCACTAATGTTATAGAGACTCGCTTTGTACGGCTTGTTACATTGTGAAGAACCTATGGTAACGCGTGGGTCTAAATTTATCTCGGCAAAGGGTATAGCATTTATACTATGGTTTATCCATTGGTAGCCTACATCGTACACATTGAGCTGCGTACCAAAAGGCATAGTGCTTACTAAATTTTCGCTACGGTCATACACTAAATTTCGTTGTAGGCGGTTAAATGGTTTTCCGTCAAGATCAGTTTCAATAAAGTACTGACGCATTTCGGGTCCCATAGACTGTAATAAATATCGTAGCCTACCCAGTAAAGGGAAATTTCGGCGGATGGTTTTTTTACAGAAGTACATATCATATACCCCCATTATTATTAAAGGAAGAAATATTAATAGTAAAAGAGATGATTTCCAGTTAATGTAGGTCATTATAGCAATAATGGATAATAAAGTAATACTGAAAACTATAAATGCTTTTCTCATTAGTGATGGGTGTGAATACTATAGTTTATAAAAATAAAAAATCCCGTTAAGAAAACTAACGGGATTTAATTTAATTATGCTTAATAAATTACTGTTCTATATTAAGTTTTTTAGCAATACCTTTCGGTAAACCACCTTTGTGTAGTAGTATAGCAGTAGTTTTATATTTCACGAAGTTTTTACTCATGTACATATACCCTTGGTAGTCGTTACTAGCACCCCATGAGTTTTTTATCATGTAGTACTCTTTACCATTTTGGTCTTTAGTAATCCCTACAATATGCATACCGTGATCATCCTGAGTTTCATAATTATCAAAAGCTTCCTGACGCATATCTTCGGTTATTTCCATTTCTTTTTGTGGCCCTTTAAAGATGTTTTCTTTTTCTTCGGCAGTCATATCGCTAAACTCTTTTGCAGGAATATAAGCCACACCATTTTTCCAGCTAAAGCCTTTTTCGCTCACATCACCAGCCCATCCTACAGAGTAGCCTTTTTTAATAGCATTGTCTATAATATCTGTTAGGTCGTTCATTTTTACATTATAAACAAGGTCTAGTGACCAGTTGTCTGGTACCATAAGTACAAACTGGCTATAATATGGGTGCTCTTTTAACGAAGATATTTCTACATAGTCATCTGCATTAATACCTACAACTTCTTTAGCAAATGTTTGTGGTGTATATTTTTTACCTTTATAAGTAAATTTTTCTGGCACTTCTCCAAGATAAGTGTCTAATACTGAGATATAGGCTTTTTCCCAGTTAGGAGTTAGTTTTCCGTTTGGGTTTTTTACTACTGCAGCAAGTAAACCTTCGTTTATAGCTGCCATTTCTGCAAACTGGTTTCTTGTAGTGCCATAATTTAAACCAGTGTACTCTGCTTGTGGTAATGCACCATATTTTTCATACATATTTATAACATCGTGCAGCGCGCCACCATCGCCAAGGGTAATGGCTCCATGCATTTTTACATAGTTTTTCCCTTTTTCTATATAAGCATTACGTGCGGTATAAATTTGCGAAATTTCTACAGGTTCTTTACCCATACGAATCATTTCTGACTCTATGAAAGAGTTGGCTGCATAGCTCCAGCAAGTACCTGATGAACCTTGGCTTTTTACAGGTGTATTTTCAAGATTAACTACATCGGTAAAAATAAAAGAATCTTTACTGTTTTCGCTCTTGTTGTTTTTTAGAGAATTTACCAAATAGTCCTGAGCCGAAACAGTTTGCAAACCTGCAAATAGTAAGGATGCTACCAGTAATGGTCTAAATGAATATCTTTTCATAATCTTTTTGTTTTGTTTAAGTTGAGACTGCTAAAATAAAGAAAATTTACAAAACGTTACGTATTTGTGAAATTTCTATAAAGTTTCCTTTAACCATTTAAAGAACTCTCGTTGCCATACTAAACCATTTTGGGGTTTTAGAACCCAATGATTCTCATCTGGGAATACTATAAAACGGCTTTTAATGCCTCTTAATTGTGCTGCCTGAAAAGCTTCTTGTCCTTGCCCTATAGGGACACGAAAATCTTTATCACCTTGAAATATAAGTATTGGAGTGTCCCAATTTTGTACATGGTTTATAGGGTTAAACTCGTTATATGTTTTTTGTGCCACAGCATTGTCTTCTTCCCAATAAGCACCTCCGCTATCCCAATTTGTAAAAAACACCTCTTCGGTAGTACCAT comes from the Flavobacterium arcticum genome and includes:
- a CDS encoding tetratricopeptide repeat protein, with product MDEGLYKPINLHDFIKESPLLNPFKEHYPDYLGQLLERTFHFWNLEEIEKAKEQIAIYNSNFEGFHLGILIEFAIDFDNLDAEKTIIYLNSIPENHRNEPDIGDMYYRIKAALYFSLLDIDLAREECVIGIGFGFGSEELYYLRAMCSALRNLHNEAIPDYITALKGDFKRDEITVNLAYSYLRVRKMRKAFKLHKSVVDKFPDNHKIQYNTGLCYKHFRKYSKAVEYFDKAIALNPDEAAYRLTRGRVLMRLRRHNEAQLDLVYAQESDISLAEELLNINTEVLERKITSRTANKKVLKLLRRIYLQNEGY
- a CDS encoding FMN-binding glutamate synthase family protein, translated to MRKAFIVFSITLLSIIAIMTYINWKSSLLLLIFLPLIIMGVYDMYFCKKTIRRNFPLLGRLRYLLQSMGPEMRQYFIETDLDGKPFNRLQRNLVYDRSENLVSTMPFGTQLNVYDVGYQWINHSINAIPFAEINLDPRVTIGSSQCNKPYKASLYNISAMSFGSLSKNAILALNAGAKKGGFYHNTGEGGLSPYHLQHGGDIVWNIGTGYFSCRDTDGHFSYEEYTRRATLDAVKMIEIKFSQGAKPGHGGILPKEKVTDEIANIRLVNKGHDIVSPPYHSAFTTPLELIEFIKVLRKGSKGKPIGIKICIGNKSEFLSICKAMVATDTYLDFITVDGAEGGTGAAPQEYSDHVGMPLRDALAFVSDALTGFGIKDQIKIISSGKVITGFDIIKCLSMGADLCNSARGMMLALGCIQALECNTNTCPTGVATQDPDLVKGLVPTEKSERVYRFHNETVKSAMDLMASAGIHHPNGVDRTVVSTRVDKNKVETYYESYPELAIGCLLNEESVPHNLLPFWRKATVNQF
- a CDS encoding C1 family peptidase, which gives rise to MKRYSFRPLLVASLLFAGLQTVSAQDYLVNSLKNNKSENSKDSFIFTDVVNLENTPVKSQGSSGTCWSYAANSFIESEMIRMGKEPVEISQIYTARNAYIEKGKNYVKMHGAITLGDGGALHDVINMYEKYGALPQAEYTGLNYGTTRNQFAEMAAINEGLLAAVVKNPNGKLTPNWEKAYISVLDTYLGEVPEKFTYKGKKYTPQTFAKEVVGINADDYVEISSLKEHPYYSQFVLMVPDNWSLDLVYNVKMNDLTDIIDNAIKKGYSVGWAGDVSEKGFSWKNGVAYIPAKEFSDMTAEEKENIFKGPQKEMEITEDMRQEAFDNYETQDDHGMHIVGITKDQNGKEYYMIKNSWGASNDYQGYMYMSKNFVKYKTTAILLHKGGLPKGIAKKLNIEQ